A region from the Rufibacter sp. DG15C genome encodes:
- a CDS encoding DUF2795 domain-containing protein, producing MYWTLELASYLEDAPWPATKDELIDYSIRSGAPMEVVENLQALEDDGQPYESIEEVWPDYPTKEDFMFNEDEY from the coding sequence ATGTATTGGACACTGGAACTAGCCTCTTACCTGGAAGACGCACCATGGCCGGCCACCAAGGATGAATTGATTGACTACTCTATCCGCTCGGGCGCGCCCATGGAAGTAGTAGAAAACCTACAAGCCCTGGAAGACGATGGTCAGCCATACGAGAGCATTGAGGAGGTTTGGCCGGACTACCCGACCAAAGAGGACTTCATGTTCAACGAGGACGAATATTAA
- a CDS encoding outer membrane beta-barrel protein — protein MKKYLLLPFLVLPLLSQAQSTKGPYIGVTTQFQNTWIINDEQYEDVNYEHKFTTKWAPFGITAGYKFNENHNLQVELIRSKQGENFDIVDVNGDKTGEKEIDLVYWNVPLLFKYTTTGRMRFNFHFGPQVSFLQKGTETNRLNRTATYHQKGDEYRVPGGNFLLASTDEEDRQKDSRVGSFNKYDLGGAVGAGVELDVNSNTYISANLRGHYNFVNIRKEENINDKTLPEAQRRDPDWYNLRQNLVIGIQVGVHFLFNTGDGTSPARHE, from the coding sequence ATGAAAAAATACCTTCTACTCCCCTTCCTCGTTCTTCCGTTGCTGTCGCAGGCCCAAAGCACCAAGGGTCCTTACATTGGCGTGACCACGCAGTTCCAAAACACGTGGATCATCAATGACGAGCAGTACGAAGACGTCAACTACGAGCATAAGTTTACCACCAAATGGGCGCCCTTCGGCATTACCGCCGGCTACAAGTTCAATGAGAACCACAACCTGCAGGTAGAGCTCATCCGGTCCAAGCAAGGCGAAAACTTTGACATTGTAGACGTGAACGGTGACAAGACCGGCGAAAAGGAGATTGACCTGGTCTACTGGAACGTGCCTTTGCTGTTCAAGTACACCACCACTGGTAGAATGCGCTTTAACTTCCACTTCGGGCCGCAGGTGAGCTTCTTGCAGAAGGGAACGGAGACTAACCGTTTAAACCGGACTGCTACTTATCACCAGAAAGGCGATGAATACAGAGTACCCGGTGGCAATTTCTTGCTGGCCTCTACAGATGAGGAGGACCGCCAGAAGGACAGCCGCGTGGGCAGTTTCAACAAGTATGACTTGGGTGGCGCTGTAGGTGCCGGGGTGGAGTTGGACGTGAACTCCAACACCTACATTAGTGCCAACCTGCGCGGGCATTACAACTTTGTGAACATCCGTAAAGAGGAGAACATCAATGACAAGACCTTGCCCGAAGCCCAAAGAAGAGACCCAGATTGGTACAACCTTCGTCAGAACCTGGTGATTGGCATCCAGGTGGGGGTGCATTTCTTGTTCAACACCGGTGACGGCACCAGCCCGGCCCGCCACGAGTAG
- a CDS encoding DUF349 domain-containing protein — protein sequence METKDLSEEAHKFGYVEGTQVWLKPFMNFPARQVGEVKEVPEDSLLYFANRFENFRQKVDSLLEKIETSENKGSFLMKVLHLKEQVEKYDAIGDFEALHHRLTAAEDEIKDAIAKNRDKNLSTKVTLIQQAEELIDSIDWQETSDKLKEMRQTWIKTGPVDKSLTDELEERFRTAVEAFFTRKKEFFQDKKDMLSRTIDKYKALIAQSEAVKNSEEWEETSKKLKDLQNQWKEIGGNLPRKMSNDLWNSFRAANNHFFERLKKHINSQKTESKDKYLEDNLAKKKALVAEAEELLERPTSEAVARAKELQAAWKKVGPVKQDESDIVWEGFLVACDKIFELSSLEHYMRKRPLPEGKNSENDQIHARINALREFIKSDKAELEVLQTNLDRLHPNQSNETFRTMLEGKIKNFNRKLRTKNELIELLKKRTTSSSNKIA from the coding sequence ATGGAAACCAAAGATTTGTCTGAGGAAGCCCATAAGTTCGGCTACGTGGAGGGAACCCAGGTGTGGCTTAAGCCATTCATGAATTTCCCGGCGCGCCAGGTAGGCGAAGTTAAAGAGGTGCCCGAAGATTCCCTGCTCTACTTCGCGAACCGTTTTGAGAACTTTAGACAGAAGGTAGACAGCCTGCTGGAGAAGATAGAGACCTCTGAGAACAAAGGTTCTTTCTTGATGAAAGTCCTGCACCTGAAAGAACAGGTGGAGAAATATGACGCCATTGGTGACTTTGAGGCCTTGCACCACCGCCTCACCGCGGCCGAGGACGAGATAAAAGACGCCATTGCCAAGAACCGTGACAAAAACCTGTCTACCAAGGTAACGCTCATCCAGCAGGCCGAAGAACTCATTGACAGCATTGACTGGCAGGAGACCTCTGACAAGCTCAAAGAGATGCGCCAGACCTGGATCAAGACCGGCCCCGTTGACAAGAGCCTGACCGACGAACTGGAAGAGCGTTTTAGAACCGCCGTAGAGGCCTTCTTTACCCGTAAGAAAGAGTTTTTCCAGGACAAGAAGGACATGCTTTCCCGCACTATTGACAAATACAAGGCGCTTATTGCCCAGTCAGAGGCGGTCAAGAACTCTGAGGAGTGGGAAGAGACCAGCAAGAAGCTCAAAGACCTGCAAAACCAGTGGAAAGAGATAGGCGGCAACCTGCCCCGCAAGATGTCTAATGACCTCTGGAACAGTTTTAGGGCGGCCAACAACCATTTCTTTGAGCGCCTTAAAAAGCACATCAACAGCCAGAAGACCGAGTCTAAAGACAAGTACTTAGAAGACAACCTAGCCAAGAAAAAAGCCCTTGTAGCCGAGGCCGAGGAACTCCTGGAGAGGCCTACCTCAGAAGCTGTGGCCCGCGCCAAAGAACTCCAAGCCGCCTGGAAGAAAGTTGGCCCTGTCAAGCAAGACGAGTCTGACATTGTCTGGGAAGGATTCTTAGTAGCCTGTGACAAGATATTTGAGCTGAGCAGCCTGGAGCATTACATGCGCAAGCGTCCGTTGCCAGAGGGCAAGAACTCTGAGAATGACCAGATCCATGCCCGCATCAACGCCCTGCGTGAGTTCATCAAGTCTGACAAGGCAGAACTAGAGGTATTGCAAACCAACCTGGACCGCCTGCACCCTAACCAGAGCAATGAAACGTTCAGGACTATGCTGGAAGGAAAGATCAAGAACTTCAATAGAAAACTGCGCACTAAAAACGAGTTGATTGAGCTCTTGAAGAAAAGAACCACCTCTTCCAGCAACAAAATAGCCTAA
- the ettA gene encoding energy-dependent translational throttle protein EttA, producing MSSETIIFSMAGVSKIYPPQKQVLKNIYLSFFYGAKIGVLGLNGSGKSSLLKVIAGVDKAYQGEVAFSPGYSVGYLEQEPQLDPTKTVMEIVQEGVAETVALLKEFDEINEAFAQEDADFDKLIARQGEVQERLDHLGAWDLDSKLERAMDALRTPPSEAVIGNLSGGEKRRVALCRLLLQEPDVLLLDEPTNHLDAESVLWLEQHLQHYKGTVIAVTHDRYFLDKVAGWILELDRGEGIPWKGNYTSWLEQKSERLAKEEKTESKRQKTLQRELEWARMSPKARQAKSKARLGNYEKMASEEAKEKEQRLELFIPDGPRLGNVVIEAEHLKKAYGDKLLFEDLSFNLPPAGIVGIIGPNGAGKSTLFRLITGRETPDAGTINVGPTVEFAYVDQQHESLDPNKSVFETISGGTETMLLAGRQVNARAYVSKFNFSGGDQEKKVGVLSGGERNRVHLAMTLKQGANLLLLDEPTNDLDVNAIRALEDALENFAGCAVVISHDRWFLDRIATHILAFEGDSQVVWFEGNFSDYEEAKKKRLGDVEPKRIRYKKLMD from the coding sequence ATGAGCAGCGAAACCATCATCTTTTCCATGGCGGGGGTAAGCAAGATTTACCCTCCCCAGAAACAGGTTCTTAAAAACATTTACCTTTCTTTCTTTTACGGCGCCAAGATTGGCGTGCTGGGTCTAAACGGCTCTGGTAAGTCTTCATTGCTGAAGGTGATTGCCGGCGTGGACAAGGCCTACCAAGGCGAAGTGGCGTTCTCGCCGGGCTATTCTGTGGGCTACCTGGAGCAGGAACCACAGTTGGACCCTACCAAAACCGTGATGGAGATTGTGCAGGAAGGCGTAGCCGAAACGGTGGCCCTCTTAAAGGAGTTTGACGAAATCAACGAGGCCTTCGCCCAGGAAGACGCCGACTTTGACAAGCTCATTGCCCGCCAGGGCGAAGTGCAGGAACGCCTGGACCACCTGGGTGCCTGGGACCTGGACAGCAAACTGGAGCGCGCCATGGACGCCCTGCGCACGCCGCCAAGCGAAGCCGTGATTGGTAACCTATCCGGGGGTGAGAAACGCCGCGTAGCCCTCTGCCGCCTGTTGTTACAAGAGCCAGACGTGTTATTGTTAGATGAACCTACCAACCACTTAGACGCCGAGTCTGTGCTTTGGTTAGAGCAACATTTACAACACTACAAAGGCACCGTCATAGCCGTCACCCACGATAGGTACTTCCTGGACAAAGTAGCCGGCTGGATTCTGGAACTGGACCGCGGCGAGGGTATTCCCTGGAAAGGAAACTACACCAGCTGGCTAGAGCAGAAATCTGAGCGTCTGGCCAAAGAAGAAAAAACCGAAAGCAAGCGTCAGAAAACCTTGCAACGCGAATTGGAGTGGGCCCGCATGAGTCCGAAGGCACGTCAGGCCAAGTCTAAAGCGCGTTTAGGCAACTATGAGAAAATGGCCTCTGAGGAAGCCAAAGAAAAAGAACAGAGACTGGAGCTCTTCATCCCAGACGGTCCGCGTTTGGGGAACGTGGTCATTGAGGCCGAGCACCTGAAGAAAGCCTACGGCGACAAGCTTCTCTTTGAAGACCTATCCTTCAACCTGCCACCGGCGGGTATCGTGGGCATCATCGGGCCGAACGGTGCGGGTAAGTCTACCTTGTTTAGATTAATTACGGGCCGCGAGACGCCAGACGCCGGCACCATCAACGTGGGCCCAACCGTGGAGTTCGCCTACGTAGACCAACAGCATGAAAGCCTGGACCCCAACAAGTCTGTCTTTGAAACCATCTCGGGCGGTACCGAGACCATGCTCCTGGCAGGACGTCAAGTGAACGCCCGCGCTTACGTGAGCAAGTTCAACTTTAGCGGCGGCGATCAGGAGAAGAAAGTGGGCGTGCTGTCGGGCGGTGAGCGCAACCGCGTGCACCTGGCCATGACCCTAAAGCAAGGCGCCAACTTATTACTACTGGATGAGCCTACCAACGACCTGGACGTGAATGCTATCCGGGCCCTGGAAGACGCGCTGGAGAACTTTGCCGGTTGCGCTGTAGTCATCAGCCACGACCGCTGGTTCCTGGACAGAATTGCCACTCACATCCTGGCCTTCGAGGGCGACTCACAGGTAGTTTGGTTTGAAGGAAACTTCTCTGACTACGAGGAAGCCAAGAAGAAACGTCTGGGTGACGTTGAGCCTAAGCGCATCCGCTACAAGAAGCTAATGGACTAA
- a CDS encoding DUF2188 domain-containing protein: MADRKIYHVNKTEEGWEGKLEDGQRASVTGTNKQEVVKKTIEIAKNHNTSSVIIHKQDGKIEEERTFPRGSDPKSSKG; this comes from the coding sequence ATGGCAGACAGAAAGATATATCACGTGAATAAAACCGAAGAAGGTTGGGAAGGCAAGTTGGAGGACGGACAGCGTGCCTCGGTGACAGGTACCAACAAGCAGGAAGTGGTGAAGAAAACCATTGAGATAGCCAAGAACCATAACACTAGTTCCGTCATCATCCATAAACAAGATGGTAAGATAGAAGAGGAGCGTACCTTCCCTAGAGGCAGCGACCCGAAATCCAGCAAAGGATAA
- a CDS encoding alpha/beta hydrolase: MKDLAACLFFLFLCVACPFAHAQTAAPKLVTWQDLMQLPMPAPGQKIAYGKDSLQFGELRLPQGKGPFPVVVVIHGGCWLAQYNYQYMNHLSAALTKAGYATWNLEFRRVGNPGGGWPGTFLDVGQGVDFVKQLARQHPLNVKEVVVMGHSAGGHLALWTATRQKLPKESPLYLKKPLKVKGVVALAGIADLNAYATAPGSCNAAVPQLMGGLPDQFPDRYALGSPLGNLPLKVPVRLVQGDKDPIVPVSQAQGIARFSSHKQYLVQEVIVPNAGHFDLVAPTSPVWSTVEQAVKDVLRK; encoded by the coding sequence ATGAAGGACCTTGCCGCTTGTCTGTTTTTCCTGTTTCTGTGTGTTGCCTGCCCGTTCGCGCACGCCCAAACCGCCGCGCCTAAACTAGTCACTTGGCAGGACTTGATGCAGCTGCCCATGCCGGCGCCGGGCCAGAAGATAGCCTATGGAAAAGACTCCCTGCAGTTCGGGGAGTTGCGCCTGCCGCAAGGCAAAGGACCGTTCCCAGTGGTGGTGGTCATTCATGGGGGCTGTTGGCTGGCCCAGTACAATTACCAGTACATGAACCACCTCAGCGCCGCCTTGACCAAAGCCGGATATGCCACCTGGAACCTGGAGTTCAGGCGCGTGGGCAACCCGGGTGGCGGCTGGCCGGGCACGTTTCTGGATGTAGGACAGGGCGTGGATTTTGTGAAGCAGCTAGCCAGGCAACACCCGCTGAACGTGAAAGAGGTGGTGGTGATGGGTCACTCGGCGGGCGGGCACCTGGCGCTCTGGACAGCTACCCGCCAGAAGCTGCCCAAGGAAAGCCCGCTCTACCTCAAAAAGCCGCTGAAGGTCAAAGGCGTGGTGGCCTTGGCCGGCATCGCAGATTTAAATGCCTATGCCACCGCGCCCGGGAGCTGCAATGCCGCCGTGCCGCAGCTGATGGGCGGCCTGCCAGACCAGTTCCCCGACCGCTACGCCCTAGGCTCGCCGCTGGGAAACCTACCCCTGAAAGTGCCGGTGCGTCTGGTGCAGGGAGACAAAGACCCCATTGTGCCGGTCAGTCAAGCCCAGGGGATAGCCAGGTTCTCCTCCCACAAACAATACCTGGTCCAGGAAGTGATTGTGCCCAACGCCGGCCATTTTGACTTGGTGGCGCCCACCTCACCGGTTTGGTCTACTGTGGAGCAAGCCGTGAAGGACGTCCTTAGAAAATAG
- a CDS encoding YceI family protein: MKRSFTLYTSCLLLAASLGFASCDKAPKGDKAKITDEQQAAEATGQTFLVDTADSRVRFIGHGVGKNHPGTFHLASGEVAVANNQITGGTFLININSLDVEQKEEMFQTKLKPHLLSGDFFDAAKFGTATFEITKVAPYEASSKDTSLVEGANFTVSGNFTLKGVTKNISFPARIDLDDNGLKAKADFEIDRRQWQMNYGNDKTLGDKFISETVNIELDLKAKKPNDVTAGR; the protein is encoded by the coding sequence ATGAAACGTTCCTTCACTCTTTACACTTCTTGCCTGCTCCTGGCTGCTAGCCTGGGATTTGCCTCCTGCGACAAGGCCCCCAAAGGGGATAAAGCCAAAATCACCGATGAGCAGCAAGCCGCCGAGGCCACCGGCCAGACCTTTCTGGTAGACACCGCGGACTCCCGCGTGCGCTTTATTGGGCACGGCGTGGGCAAGAACCACCCGGGCACCTTCCATTTGGCCTCCGGCGAGGTAGCCGTGGCCAACAACCAGATCACGGGCGGCACCTTCCTCATCAACATCAACTCCCTGGACGTGGAGCAGAAAGAGGAAATGTTCCAAACCAAGCTCAAGCCCCACCTCTTGAGCGGCGACTTCTTTGACGCGGCCAAGTTTGGCACCGCCACCTTTGAGATCACCAAAGTGGCTCCGTATGAGGCCAGCAGCAAGGACACCTCTCTGGTAGAGGGCGCCAATTTTACCGTGAGCGGCAACTTTACCCTGAAAGGCGTGACCAAGAACATCTCGTTCCCGGCGCGCATTGACCTGGATGACAACGGCCTCAAAGCCAAAGCAGACTTTGAGATTGACCGCCGTCAGTGGCAGATGAACTACGGCAATGACAAAACCCTAGGCGACAAGTTCATCTCAGAGACCGTCAACATTGAGTTGGACCTCAAAGCCAAGAAACCCAACGACGTGACCGCCGGCCGGTAA
- a CDS encoding TonB-dependent receptor: MKSCLLLVFMAALTFLPGHAFSQKGEVKGKLLDVQHKEPLGYATIAVYTAQDTALVTFRVSDEKGAFKVPGLALNQPLRIVISMTGFKTYRKEFRLTPEQPNLDLGEIGMTMADNVLGEVLITAETPPIIVRKDTLEFNANSFKTLPTALLEDLLKKLPGVTVDQAGDISVNGKRVNKILVDGKEFFGNDPKVASRNLPADMIEKVQVVNDPDAVRRDPDLPVNEIPQVINLKLKKGIKQGAFGKAYAGKGTKNLYEAGGILNVFRDTTQISLLGYSNNLNRPAFGFEDISRIGGFSRSGMNTIMVRSDGGFAVNGISFGGTEDGIQQSSGAGGNFNTILKKDLKLNLQYFFGGIDADLGQLINSLQTLERDTTNSRRDRNQFSESRNHRLGGRLDWKIDSLTTFSLTPGLTLAKTRSNQQIYTLTSGNYGELVNESDNHQLLESDNVTLTGEVAFDRLSAKKKGRQFNFFGNYNFNLGDQQQYYTAADRFFKPSQRFEYIDQLRDNEVNNTAVNTSFSFTEPISKTLSGVARINTEYFENQNLVNTFDGNRDTGEYPDQIFALSDEVERSGWRNYLTTSLKWKYKDFTLQPGVRFTLLNIENTFLKAADIPQEYFYVFPSLTAAYKGFNLSYNVNVREPSAADLQPVTDYSNTLFIQEGNPGLKPTISNSVNLNYRKFDAKHSINYWAYLSGSMSKDAVTRSRTIDQVTKVQTYRPVNTDGNWQVNANADVNKDFKFDGKRQFSVGASVWFNYAKSLIIVNDVRSYGQNVSWNPSVKASMNLNDKVEFNETLTLGLRNSSYTSNAIPDISFNTKTSRTGVVVRLPKRLVWEATFDYSYNSNVAPSLRKDNGRLNAGVTFLFMKNDRAQLKFSVYDLLNQNIGAYRAIRENFVEDFQTVVLRRYGLVTFTYNIRNFGGKVGGTNTFFRF, encoded by the coding sequence ATGAAATCATGTTTACTCCTGGTCTTTATGGCGGCGCTTACGTTCTTGCCCGGCCACGCTTTCTCGCAGAAAGGCGAGGTGAAGGGCAAGCTGCTGGACGTGCAGCACAAGGAGCCGCTGGGCTACGCCACCATTGCCGTCTACACCGCCCAAGACACTGCGTTAGTCACCTTTAGAGTAAGTGATGAGAAGGGCGCGTTCAAGGTGCCTGGGCTGGCGCTCAACCAGCCCCTGCGCATTGTCATTTCCATGACCGGCTTCAAGACTTACCGCAAAGAGTTCAGGCTCACGCCCGAGCAACCGAATCTGGACCTGGGCGAGATTGGCATGACCATGGCCGATAACGTGCTGGGCGAGGTGCTCATCACCGCAGAGACGCCGCCCATCATTGTGCGCAAGGACACGCTGGAGTTCAACGCCAACTCGTTTAAAACTCTGCCCACCGCCTTGCTGGAAGACTTGTTGAAGAAGCTGCCCGGCGTGACCGTGGACCAGGCCGGCGACATCTCTGTGAATGGCAAGCGCGTGAACAAGATTTTGGTGGACGGCAAGGAGTTCTTCGGGAATGACCCTAAGGTGGCCTCGCGTAATCTGCCGGCCGACATGATTGAGAAAGTGCAGGTGGTCAATGACCCAGACGCCGTGCGCCGCGACCCAGACCTGCCCGTGAATGAGATTCCGCAGGTGATTAACCTAAAGCTCAAAAAAGGCATCAAGCAGGGCGCGTTTGGCAAAGCCTACGCCGGCAAAGGCACCAAGAACCTGTATGAGGCGGGTGGCATCTTGAACGTGTTCAGGGACACCACTCAGATTAGCTTGCTGGGTTACTCTAACAACTTGAATAGACCGGCCTTCGGGTTTGAGGACATCTCCAGGATTGGCGGCTTTAGCAGAAGCGGCATGAACACCATCATGGTGCGCAGCGACGGCGGCTTTGCCGTGAACGGCATCTCTTTTGGCGGCACCGAGGACGGCATTCAGCAGTCCAGCGGCGCAGGCGGTAACTTCAACACCATCTTAAAGAAGGATTTGAAGCTGAACCTGCAGTACTTCTTCGGTGGCATTGACGCAGATTTAGGCCAGCTGATCAACTCTCTGCAAACCCTGGAGCGCGACACCACCAACAGCCGCCGCGACAGAAACCAGTTCTCTGAGAGCCGCAACCACCGCCTGGGCGGCCGTCTGGACTGGAAGATAGACTCCCTCACCACCTTCAGCCTCACGCCGGGCTTAACGCTGGCCAAAACCAGGTCCAATCAGCAAATCTACACGCTCACCAGCGGCAATTACGGTGAGCTGGTAAATGAAAGCGACAACCACCAGTTGCTGGAAAGCGACAATGTCACCTTGACCGGTGAGGTGGCCTTTGACCGACTGTCAGCAAAAAAGAAGGGGCGTCAGTTCAACTTCTTCGGGAACTACAACTTCAACCTGGGGGACCAGCAGCAGTACTACACCGCCGCAGACCGCTTCTTCAAGCCCAGCCAGCGCTTTGAGTATATTGACCAACTGCGCGACAATGAGGTGAACAACACGGCGGTCAATACGTCCTTCTCGTTTACAGAACCCATCAGCAAAACCTTGAGCGGCGTGGCCAGGATCAACACCGAGTATTTTGAGAACCAGAACCTGGTCAACACCTTTGACGGCAACAGAGACACCGGCGAGTACCCAGACCAGATATTTGCCCTCTCAGATGAAGTAGAGCGCAGCGGCTGGCGCAATTACCTTACCACCAGCTTAAAGTGGAAGTACAAAGACTTTACCCTACAGCCGGGCGTGCGCTTTACCTTGCTCAACATTGAGAATACGTTCTTAAAAGCCGCAGACATTCCGCAGGAGTATTTCTACGTGTTCCCGTCCTTGACGGCGGCGTACAAGGGCTTTAACCTGAGCTACAACGTGAACGTGCGCGAACCCTCTGCCGCCGACCTGCAACCCGTTACGGACTACTCTAACACGCTTTTCATTCAAGAAGGGAATCCGGGCCTCAAGCCTACCATTTCCAACTCCGTGAACCTGAACTACCGTAAGTTTGACGCCAAGCACTCCATCAATTACTGGGCGTACCTGTCTGGGAGCATGAGCAAAGACGCCGTGACCCGTTCCAGAACCATTGACCAGGTAACCAAGGTGCAGACGTACAGACCAGTCAACACAGACGGCAACTGGCAGGTGAACGCCAACGCAGACGTGAACAAGGACTTTAAGTTTGACGGCAAGCGCCAGTTCTCTGTGGGCGCCTCGGTTTGGTTCAACTATGCCAAGTCCTTGATTATTGTCAATGACGTGCGCAGCTACGGTCAGAACGTCTCCTGGAACCCCAGCGTCAAGGCCAGCATGAACCTCAATGACAAAGTAGAATTCAACGAGACCCTTACCCTGGGCTTGCGCAACAGTTCCTACACCTCCAATGCCATTCCAGACATCAGCTTTAACACCAAGACCTCCAGAACCGGCGTGGTGGTGCGCCTGCCCAAGCGCCTGGTCTGGGAGGCCACCTTTGACTATTCCTACAACTCCAACGTAGCCCCGAGCCTGCGCAAGGACAATGGCCGCTTGAACGCGGGCGTCACGTTCCTGTTCATGAAGAATGACCGCGCCCAGCTCAAGTTTTCTGTCTATGACCTGCTAAACCAGAACATTGGTGCGTACCGGGCCATCAGGGAGAATTTTGTGGAAGACTTTCAGACGGTGGTCTTGCGCCGATACGGTCTGGTCACATTTACTTACAACATTAGAAACTTCGGCGGAAAAGTGGGCGGCACCAACACCTTCTTTCGGTTCTAA
- a CDS encoding ATP-binding protein: MPISNNSITQDASTIFLGGGEMGALMRAYDWDSHSLGNPKSWPESLKSNIRLILHSRFPMFFWWSKELYAFHNDAYLPALGEKHPAALGTSARVLWAEAWEQLGQIAEPILNGGAPFYAQGLYIPLKRKGFMEDTYWTFSYSPAFDDEGGVNGIFCACYEETMTVLGQRRLKSLKDISESMAQIQTLEDACQTICDVLVQNAGDVPFSQIYLLSEKEGEARLLGQAGLPAQHAVPFLLLTEELQKGHWPLGSVLRSKQKEIIPHTNGAFVLDRQPAGGEWAVIVPVFRPGQDDLLGFFVAGLSNKLEYDLPYQDFHELVAGQIATSIASVQAQAETARRQAYLTELFQQAPVAICIMSGPDHVIDLANPGICELWGKRHEDVIGKPILEAIPEVRDQGIKELLDGVVHTGIPYVNNELPVRLVRNGVLEKVYFSFVYHPLRDAAGTIIGVIAIAIGIDEQVEARHQIEAKNRELLAINADLDNFVYSASHDLRAPISNIEGLIEALLQDLPPETLQREVVSHVVHLIHGSVERFKRTVSDLTEVAKIQREAGEDISSINLEEVVSEVCLDFKSVIEKAGAQVVTDFSSNALIQFSTKNVRSIVYNLISNGLKYRSADRAPILHISTETTPEHVILYVRDNGLGIKPSDLSKIFSMFKRMHDHVEGTGIGLYIVKRIVENAGGKIEVESQVGQSTTFKVYFKR, encoded by the coding sequence ATGCCTATTTCCAATAATTCCATAACCCAAGACGCCTCTACTATTTTTCTGGGAGGCGGGGAGATGGGAGCTCTTATGCGTGCCTATGACTGGGACTCCCATTCTCTGGGGAACCCAAAGTCCTGGCCAGAGAGCTTGAAAAGCAACATCAGGTTGATTCTGCACTCCAGGTTTCCCATGTTTTTCTGGTGGAGCAAAGAACTGTATGCCTTCCACAATGACGCTTATCTGCCCGCTTTGGGGGAGAAGCATCCGGCGGCGCTGGGCACCTCTGCCAGGGTGCTATGGGCCGAGGCCTGGGAACAACTAGGCCAGATTGCCGAACCCATCTTAAACGGCGGTGCCCCTTTCTACGCGCAGGGCCTTTATATTCCTTTAAAGCGCAAGGGTTTTATGGAGGACACCTACTGGACGTTCTCGTATAGCCCCGCGTTTGACGATGAGGGCGGCGTGAACGGTATCTTCTGCGCCTGTTATGAAGAGACCATGACCGTGCTGGGCCAGCGCCGGCTCAAATCCCTGAAAGACATTTCTGAGTCCATGGCCCAGATCCAGACCTTAGAGGATGCCTGCCAGACTATTTGCGACGTGCTGGTGCAGAATGCGGGAGATGTGCCGTTCAGCCAGATTTACTTGTTAAGTGAAAAAGAAGGAGAAGCACGTTTATTGGGTCAGGCTGGTTTGCCCGCGCAGCATGCGGTGCCTTTCCTATTATTGACTGAGGAGTTGCAAAAGGGTCATTGGCCCTTGGGCAGCGTGCTGCGCAGCAAGCAGAAAGAAATCATCCCGCATACAAACGGGGCATTTGTGCTGGATAGGCAGCCAGCAGGCGGGGAATGGGCGGTGATTGTTCCTGTCTTTAGGCCCGGTCAAGATGACCTGCTGGGGTTCTTTGTGGCGGGGCTCAGCAACAAACTGGAATATGACTTGCCGTACCAGGACTTCCATGAGCTGGTAGCCGGACAGATTGCCACTTCTATTGCCAGTGTGCAGGCCCAGGCTGAAACCGCCCGCCGGCAAGCCTACCTGACAGAGTTGTTCCAACAGGCCCCGGTGGCCATCTGCATCATGTCGGGGCCAGACCACGTGATTGACCTGGCCAACCCGGGCATCTGTGAACTCTGGGGAAAACGGCACGAAGATGTAATAGGGAAACCAATTCTAGAGGCCATCCCAGAGGTGAGGGACCAAGGCATCAAGGAATTACTGGATGGCGTGGTGCACACCGGCATTCCATACGTGAACAATGAATTGCCCGTGCGCTTGGTGCGGAATGGCGTGCTGGAGAAGGTGTACTTCAGTTTTGTCTACCACCCGCTGCGTGACGCCGCAGGTACTATCATTGGCGTGATTGCCATAGCCATCGGGATAGATGAGCAGGTAGAAGCGCGGCACCAGATAGAAGCCAAAAACCGCGAACTGCTGGCCATCAACGCAGACCTGGATAATTTTGTGTACTCGGCCTCGCATGACTTGCGGGCGCCCATCTCCAACATTGAAGGCCTCATAGAAGCCCTGTTGCAAGACCTTCCGCCAGAAACCCTGCAGCGCGAAGTAGTGAGTCATGTGGTCCACCTCATCCATGGGTCTGTGGAACGCTTTAAACGCACCGTCTCTGACCTTACCGAGGTTGCCAAGATACAACGCGAGGCCGGCGAAGACATCTCCTCTATTAACCTGGAAGAGGTAGTCTCTGAAGTCTGCCTTGATTTTAAGTCAGTGATTGAAAAGGCCGGGGCACAAGTGGTCACAGATTTTAGCTCAAATGCCCTTATTCAGTTCTCAACCAAGAACGTGCGCAGCATTGTGTACAACCTTATAAGCAACGGCTTAAAATACCGCTCGGCAGACCGTGCCCCCATTCTGCACATCTCCACAGAAACCACGCCTGAGCATGTCATCCTGTATGTACGGGACAACGGTCTGGGCATCAAACCTAGTGACCTAAGCAAGATTTTCTCTATGTTCAAGCGCATGCATGACCACGTAGAGGGCACCGGTATTGGCTTGTACATTGTCAAGCGCATTGTAGAAAATGCCGGCGGCAAAATTGAGGTAGAGAGCCAAGTAGGCCAAAGCACCACGTTCAAAGTCTATTTCAAGCGATAA